A genomic region of Streptosporangium lutulentum contains the following coding sequences:
- a CDS encoding DedA family protein — protein MSDLLGQLSPPLLLAVAWVFLVAEAGLLIGVALPGTSVLVALGYFSHLGVVSLGTAVAVAACAAVVGTQLSYLWGRRREGAPSFHRLAPGRWDRPRELLGRYGRWAVAGGQWIGSARTLTPRLAGWAGMPYRTFVTASLPTACAWAATLVILSYHLAPEVIQQITTHLTVAGPVLVVAWLLVVWAVRARLKARTGTRQTIG, from the coding sequence ATGTCTGACCTGCTCGGCCAGCTCTCCCCGCCGCTGCTGCTGGCCGTGGCGTGGGTGTTCCTGGTGGCCGAGGCCGGACTGCTGATCGGCGTGGCGTTGCCCGGGACGAGCGTGCTCGTCGCGCTCGGCTACTTCTCCCACCTGGGCGTGGTGTCGCTGGGCACGGCGGTCGCGGTGGCGGCGTGCGCGGCGGTGGTCGGCACCCAGCTCTCCTACCTGTGGGGACGGCGCCGCGAGGGCGCCCCCTCCTTCCACCGGCTCGCCCCCGGTCGCTGGGATCGGCCGCGTGAGCTGCTCGGCAGGTACGGGCGCTGGGCGGTGGCGGGCGGCCAGTGGATCGGCAGCGCCCGCACGCTGACCCCCCGGCTCGCGGGCTGGGCGGGCATGCCGTACCGCACCTTCGTGACCGCCAGCCTGCCCACCGCCTGTGCCTGGGCGGCGACGCTGGTGATCCTCAGCTACCACCTCGCCCCGGAGGTCATCCAGCAGATCACCACCCACCTGACCGTCGCGGGGCCGGTGCTGGTCGTGGCCTGGCTGCTTGTCGTCTGGGCGGTCCGCGCCAGGCTCAAGGCCCGGACGGGGACCCGGCAGACCATCGGCTGA
- a CDS encoding class I SAM-dependent methyltransferase, protein MNETAAAPDLRAFMTAALRKQGVVGAIAPSSPALARALTAVVPTSGTPVVVELGPGTGSISEAIRARTAPGSRHLAVEIEPGLAAHLRRTKPWMETIEGDAADLGELLAGAGVDRVDAVVSTLPWSLFPGEQQERIIGEIGRALAPGGAFTTVTYLHALPLPGARSFRRRLRSAFDEVLTTGPVWRNLPPGMTYVCRRPAAHV, encoded by the coding sequence ATGAACGAGACAGCGGCAGCTCCCGACCTGCGGGCATTCATGACGGCCGCGCTGCGGAAGCAGGGTGTGGTGGGCGCGATCGCCCCGAGCTCCCCCGCGCTGGCCAGGGCGCTGACCGCGGTGGTGCCGACGAGCGGCACGCCGGTGGTGGTGGAGCTGGGGCCGGGCACCGGCTCGATCAGCGAGGCCATCCGGGCGCGGACGGCCCCCGGATCGCGCCATCTGGCCGTGGAGATCGAACCCGGCCTGGCCGCGCATCTGCGCAGGACCAAGCCCTGGATGGAGACCATCGAGGGCGACGCGGCCGACCTCGGCGAGCTCCTGGCCGGCGCCGGGGTCGACCGGGTGGACGCGGTGGTCAGCACGTTGCCGTGGTCGCTGTTCCCCGGCGAGCAGCAGGAGCGGATCATCGGCGAGATCGGCAGGGCGCTCGCCCCCGGAGGCGCGTTCACGACCGTGACCTATCTGCACGCCCTCCCGCTCCCCGGGGCCAGGTCCTTCCGCCGGCGGCTGCGATCGGCCTTCGACGAGGTGCTGACCACCGGGCCGGTCTGGCGGAACCTGCCCCCGGGGATGACATACGTGTGCCGCAGGCCGGCAGCCCATGTCTGA